In Gammaproteobacteria bacterium, the genomic window TGAAAAGACTGGTCCAGCTGCTGCACGCGATTATAGAAACGTTTGCGAAGTTCAGCCGCAAGACAATGATCGACCGATTCTCCAAAATAGTTCTGTACGACCGCAAACAGCCCACGCAGGATACTCAGACCAATGATCATCAGGCCGGCAAATAACAGGGCGTTTTCAATCTCTCCGGATGTTGTCGCCTGCTCCCCGATTAGCCCCTGTGCGTGATCTACGGCCTGCCCGACATAGCGGGGGATGAACAGCAGGAACGATGATGACAGAAGGGTCGCGGCCACTGCAATGGCAACGCGGGCGGGATAATGCAGAACGCTAGCGATGATCCGCGCGAGAATCTCGATGTCTAGTTTTCGTGCGGAGCGAAATTCCTCCGCACGCGAGGGTTGAGCGGTCGGAATTGGCTTCATCCGTTCGCTGCTTTGACTGGTATGTCCACGATACCGACAATTGATCCGAAGCCACGATACTGCCGGGTGGTCAGCATGTTGAGGAACGATTGTTGACGTGCAATCGAAAAGAAAGAATGGTCAAACGGATGAATAGTCGGCAATAAGGCATATAAAATGAGCAGCGCATTATACGGTGTCGGTTCGCTGTTCGGTAGTGATAGCCTTAGTTGCGGGAGTGTTCAAAACGTTGAATGGGTGTGGTTGAAACTATAGGGGCGTAATAGCATGAAGCGTTTTGACCATCTAACCACTCGTGAGCGGAGGCAATCGCTTCAACGCGCGATTGAATCAGCACCAGACCCGGAAGCGATTTCGTTGTTCGCTTATGGATCACTGATTTGGCGACCTTGTTTTGAAGTGCAGTCAAGATGCAAAGCCATACTTCATGGTTATAGACGTGATTTTTGTGTTTTCACGGTCGAAGCACGGGGTGTACCGGATAGCCCTGGTCTCGGTGTGGGGCTTCGCGTTAATTCTGCGTCTTGCGAAGGTGTTCTTCTGCCGCTGCCGAAGGATGGCAGATCTGAGGCTCTGACGTCGATCTGGGAACGAGAAATGCTGACGGCTGTGTATCAGCCACAGTGGGTCAGCGTAGAGGTAGATTCAAAATTTACCACAGCATTGACCTTTGTAGTCGATGAGTCTCATCCGCAGTGTGCGGGTGACCTTTCTGAGGAGACTCAGGCCGCAATGATCAGTTCTGCGGTAGGCGAACTGGGTTCCTGCCGCGATTACCTCGTGAACACGATCGATGCCTTAAGAAAGGCCGGAATCCAAGATCTACCACTGGAGGGACTGCTGAGACGCGTCAATCTCCAAACCTCCGGATAAAAGCCTGCCATGCCTTAAGTCTGTTGACAGATTCTGTCAGGTTAAAACGTTCAGGCACGCAGACCAATCAGGACGACGCTGGGAACCACGAGCAGAACAGCAACTGCAACCTTGCGGTTCAGGGCCTCTTCTCGAAACACGAACCGACCCAGGAGTAACGTAAACAACGGTGAACAGGCGACTATTGGACTGACGACGATCAGCCGCCCAGACATCAGTGCTGTATTCATCACCAGTACGGATACAGCATAGATCAGTCCTGTGATGACTAGCCACTTCAGCCCTGCTGTGGATAGTCTGCGGGGATTATGTCGCCGGATTCGAAGATCATTAGCCAGCGCGATTGGGAAGGATACTGTGTAAGCAATCAATGCGACGAAAAATGGGCTGGGCAGCGTTTCAAGACCGATTTTGGCCAGAGCATGGGCCAGGCTTCGAAGCACGGCGGCACCTATAGGCAGCAACAGGGCAATCATCGGCCAGGTTCGACCCGAGTCGCGTTGCCAAGACAAGATAGCGACAGCAAAAACAATTCCAGCTGTCCCGAGTGCGACCTCCCAAGTTAGTGTTTCTGCAAGCAGTACGACACCTAATGCTACGCCAAACAAAGGGGCGGTGGCCGCTAAAGTGCTGGAGATCGTTGGGCCAAGTATCCGGGTACCTGCCATGCCAAGGTTTGCTGAAAGCAGAGGTCGAATCAGCCCAATCGCGGCAAGAAGTGGAAGTACCGGCGAATTCCAGAAGCTAATTTCAAGATAAAACGGCGCTATGAGCCAGTACAAAGCCGTACTCACACCAATCTGGAATAAAGCGGCGGTCTGTGAATCTGTAAAACGCAGGGCAATACGTGAGCACTGATTACCGAATGCAAAAAGCACTGCGGCAAGCAGTGCGAGTACGACGGGGAGCAGCAGGTCAAAGGTGGGGATCACAGTCTACCAGTAGGGACGTTTGGCGCTGCAGTGTACGGCATTGACACGCAGAGCAACCTCGTCGATAAGTTTAGCTGCCTGACGTCCTGCCTGACCGGTTCCACG contains:
- a CDS encoding gamma-glutamylcyclotransferase — translated: MKRFDHLTTRERRQSLQRAIESAPDPEAISLFAYGSLIWRPCFEVQSRCKAILHGYRRDFCVFTVEARGVPDSPGLGVGLRVNSASCEGVLLPLPKDGRSEALTSIWEREMLTAVYQPQWVSVEVDSKFTTALTFVVDESHPQCAGDLSEETQAAMISSAVGELGSCRDYLVNTIDALRKAGIQDLPLEGLLRRVNLQTSG
- a CDS encoding DMT family transporter, which encodes MIPTFDLLLPVVLALLAAVLFAFGNQCSRIALRFTDSQTAALFQIGVSTALYWLIAPFYLEISFWNSPVLPLLAAIGLIRPLLSANLGMAGTRILGPTISSTLAATAPLFGVALGVVLLAETLTWEVALGTAGIVFAVAILSWQRDSGRTWPMIALLLPIGAAVLRSLAHALAKIGLETLPSPFFVALIAYTVSFPIALANDLRIRRHNPRRLSTAGLKWLVITGLIYAVSVLVMNTALMSGRLIVVSPIVACSPLFTLLLGRFVFREEALNRKVAVAVLLVVPSVVLIGLRA